The Elaeis guineensis isolate ETL-2024a chromosome 3, EG11, whole genome shotgun sequence region GTTCTCAGAATTAATTCCCTGCTTTCTAATGATGGTAGACCAACCATTATTCTGTTCAGCAAAGGAGACATTAGCAAGCAAACAAATATGTTTGCCCTTTTTATAATGGAAccgaaaaggaaaaaagagagagagaagcaacCAACCTGCGTTCGAACCTCCTAATGATTGCCTCATCAAGGTCAAAAGGTCTGTTTGTCGCTGCAAGAACAAGGATTCTTACCTCAGGCTTTGTTAAGAGTCCATCCCAATGTGTCATAAACTCATTCTTAATCTTCCTCATTGCCTCATGTTCTCCAGCCCTATTTCGCTGCCCAAGCATACTATCAACCTCATCCACAAAAATGATAGTAGGGGAGACCTTCGCGGCTAGTGTAAACAAAGCTCTAACATTCTTCTCATCCTCCCCAAACCATTTTGACGTGATGGTGGACATTGAAACATTGATGAAACTTGCTCCAGCTTCATTTGCTATAGCCTTGGCCAGCATAGTTTTCCCAGTTCCAGGTGGCCCAAACAGTAATATTCCTCTGCAAGGCTTTAGGAGACCACCTTTAAAGAGGTCTGGCCTTCGAAGGGGAAGCATGACAAGCTCTTGAAGGGATTCTTTGATGTCATCTAAAGCACCTATATCATCAAATGTTACTCCAATTTCATTAGCTGGGATAACCTCTGGTCTAATCCGCTTTTCGAATTCATTGTCCGGGGCAACTTCCTAGAAGCAGGAGCATAATAGTTGGATAAATTGTCCAGCAAACTTCCATCAACACTTTACAATCCaaatgattttttcaaaaaagaattGAAATTCAAAGGAAAGCAAATAATTACATTTTACATACAGAGGACTTGTAGATATATCATGATAAAATTCTGACCAAACAGACTACATAGCATAAGCCAAAACAAGGGACAAACATGGAAACCATCTACTTCTTAAACATCAGCAAAGAGTACAGTTTAACCAAAAATTgcatataaagtcaaaaaaatatatatataacttttgaTATCTCTTACAATACAACATAATCTAATCTTGTTtcatttaaaaatatgaatttaaattatgcatgcatttcatataaaaatatagtACCATAGGATATATTTCAATTCTTCCTTCATTTGCATGGTTGCATTTCCTGAATGCTTGAGCAAAAAATAAAACTAACTACTTTTGGGCCCATTAAGTCATTTAACTATATTTAacacaaaataattaaaataattaaatttggcaTTATTTGGTTACTCAAAGTCTCAATATTACCATCAAAAGAATTTTCACATTTCATCTGTACCCCAGTTTGCTGTATCTGACTATGCCACCCGGTACAAGACATACTATACGGTACTGGTAGAGTACCCAGACTCGGTACACCCCTTGTACCAAGTGTTGGTACCAATGCACATACTATACCAAATCTCAGTATAGGTGTACCGGTTGGGCAATGATACAGAATTTAGTACAGAGTGCAAACTTTAACTTGCCTACTACCAATTTGATGcaatcttcatcttttttttcctaTCTTACATGATTTACATGAATCTCGAACGGTTGCCCCATGATTCCACAATCTTGAACTGCATCAATAGCATAGGTTTACTTTTTCATAATGGCATTCAACGCAAGCCCCTCCAATATCCAAAATTGTGTTAGCCAGGAGTTTGACACCAATATATTGAGTGGGTGGTGGGGTTTGGAGGATCTTGGATTGACAGCTGGTCATCAGTAGTCAAACTAATGAACCATACATTAATCCAGAAAGCCAAAAATATACTGATAAATTATGGATTGTGAGTAAAAATTTCATCAAACAATCTATGATCTCTACAAATTGACCTTTGAAAGATCAGAGTACATTTTGTTTAGTTTACCTCAGCTGCTTCAATTTTTTTCAGTCATATATTCCAATATGGACCAACACGAGCCACTTACTCATAACAGTAGAGTCTATTGTGTTATATTCAACGCAAATATAATGATTTCTAGTTCACATTACTAGACTATACTGACTATGCAATCATCGCCATGCACCTTGAGCACCTACTATAAATATAAAGGAAATTGATGGTAGAAAGCAATGGTAGTGCTAAAATTTGGGAAAAGGAAAAACAATACAGACCGAACTAAACAGGAAATCAAGAAAAGGTTGGTGAACTTCAAAAGAGAACAATGTAAAACATTATCGCATCCAGCTTAACTGGATCCCATTAATTCTTTCCAATTTAGCATCACATCCTTAGCATTGCAAGCCCTGACAGATCCTCTCCATCAACAGCCAGGTTTTCTTCTCGGGCTTACTCTTTGCCCTTAATAGAAGTAGAGCCCCTTACTAAGGCATGGACAAAAATATCCACATGAAATTATCAGGGTTTCAACTGAAATTTTCTAATAATACAGGTTAGTTAAACTGTTAAAGTATCAGATGTCAGCATATCAATCAGTTAAAGATAAAGGTGTGGAAAGAGTAATAAGCTTACTGGTGCTTTTGGTGGTGGACATGAACCTACACCATCCTTCTGAACTGATTTCTCAGATTCACTTTTGTTTTCTGGAGGCAGAGCTTCAGATTTTGTCTCGGATTTTGTGGAAACTGCTGTATCTTCTTCTTTTCCAGCTTtctagaaatatatatatattgtcagATATGAcagcataaaaaaaatagaatttaactCCATCACTATAACAAACCTTCATAGGCTCAACATTTGCCTCTAGCTTTAGAGTATCCTTGCCACTAAGCTCGTTCTCTTGGAATATATTTAATGCGTGAGATAAACTACTCCATGTAACATATGGAAAATATAAtgagcaaataaacataagatgaagacagaaattaaaaaaaaaaatcattaaatatTATCTAACCTCTTTGAAGATATGACAAGTTTTTCATTTCTATATTCAGGATCCTTGTTATTCATCAGGTGATAAGAAACTGCGGACACCACAATTTCTTCTATATACTTACTAAGAACCATGGTGTCTGCAAGGCAGATTGAGCCCAAATCATCACAATCGAGATCATTTGCTGCAAGCACCTCAGTTATGTGGTTTCTGTTATCCTGAAACCGAAGTATCTTCATGTCTTCTTCTATCTGGGACTTCCAGCTGACAAGTTTGGTCTCATCTTCTGGTTGCTTAATCTCTATATTGTAAGGAAATAAAAGAGTAAGCCTTTCATCCACTTCTCTGTAGTCACTGTCCACTTCTATCACCCTTGAACCAAGTATCAACACAGGGCCTGTTAACTTTTTCAACATTTTCCGGAACAAGGAGTACATCCTTTGGGATCTAAACAGAAGGTTCTCAATATCCCTTATGTAGAGGATGATTGGATCACTCTTGGATACTGAAAGCAGAACCTGGAGAGCAATCCCAAGATCAGTGCTCTATatgtactttaaaaaaaaaaattgcatgattATTGACATTTAAAGCAGGCTAACTTACACATTGCATCACGTATCAGACATATGGTATTTTTTACCAGACCAGGAGTAAAagtaaaaaggaaagaaataccTTATAAAGGGCCTGGATTAGAAGTTTCTCATCGAAGGACCAGCTGCCACTACGTTTTAGAGTTACTGCAATGAGGCAGAAGCTTGTAAGGAACTACAAGGAATAATTTGGATTATGAATTCTTGACCACAAAGATGCATGAATAATGAAGGAATCAATTTAGAAGACTGTATGATTCAATTCAAGTTACTGTAATAATTTCTGGTAAAAAGATTATCAAAATTTCTATATGATTGGCATCTAGCATTCCAGCtacattataattataatttgtcTCAATCTATGCGAGCATGGCCATAGCAGATCTGAAGGGAATTTTGGAGGTAGGTGTTCAGATGTTCCACTCAGATATACCACATGTTTGAGAACTGGTTCTGGGTGGAAGGCTAAATTACCACTTCCTTTGATCTTTCTTTTGAAATACAGCAGAAATACCCCCCACATGCATCAACAACATGATATAAAAGGTTCTCAATTCAGTCCACCAATGCATCATCCTTTCATAAGTTTCCAACAAAGAATCAGTGTATCAAAGCATAGTAAAGGATAATATGAAACCTCTTCAAATTATGACAAACATGCCCCAGAAAATGTAAATCAGCCTACATTGTCGGGCCAGCATATCTTCCTCCATAAATACATATTTGGCTAAAGCAACCTATCTTTTAAAGAATTCAAATATTAAAAAAGCTTCTACAACTGTTCAGGCCTCAGGGTATTAAATACTGGAGCTTGTTCTACTCTAACTGGACACATTATTTAAAAAAGCACCCATGAATCCTAATGAAATAGTTTGATACGAAAAATCACATCCTAGGTATAGCTCAATCTAATCCATTTGGTTGACTTCTAGGATAAAGGTCCTCCATCTATGTGCTGGCAATCAATTCCAGCCAAACCAAACTTTGAATCTATAAATGCAAGTATGCAGCAGCATCCGCTGTTGCTCATTAAGAGAAAAGCACTGAAGGAATACGATCCCAGTAATTGAACTGTTCTAAATCAATCCTTATGTGGATAATTCTAACAATTTTTATACCTTAGCCAACCACAACATGATACGAAAGGCTTGAAAAATTATACCATTGAGGgaaatgatgatttgatattttcaacCATTGAGACTAAGTCTGTCACTCATAGCCAAGGGATCCATTCTTCACTCTTAATGTAAGAATATTTTACCATGCTCAGATAGAACAAGATTTTCAATAAATACATAATACCAGCCCATCTAATTTGAATAAAAGGTGGAATGATAGATTACACTTCCCCAATCCTATTGTATGCTTTGACCAGTACAGTGTATGTCTTAAAGAGTAAATTTCACAAGGAGGATGACAATAATGCCACAATAAGATCGTGGATTTTGGATATCTTAAAGTTAAAGGATGACTTCATATTGGAGTTCTATAGGCTTGTTCATCCTCCTGTGGTGGCCTTGTTCTGGGTTTGTACCTTCATGATGCCTTTATAACTTTGATTTCTGCCTCTGCCAAATATCTCTAAGCCTAAATTTGACAACAAAAAGCAAAGTCAACATCATAGGCTAGATCTTGAGATGCAAAATTCCTAGATAAAATTAAACAAAGTGGCTCTCATCATGATAACAAATTGCACCACAACCCTAAATTGCTCCAGAGATCAACAAAGCATCCAGCAATGACTGACTTGAAGAATCAAGTAGACACAGATGCATCCAAAatgtatctaaaaaaaaaaatattaaatgatGCTGATTAAGATTTGCATTGCTGCTGACTACCAAGCAAGTCATAGATTGGCACAAAAAGTTGTATAATTGATACAAGAAAAAAATTCTGCCAATTATACAAAGATGTATCCTACCAAACATCGATTTAGAACAACAACCTGGATTCACAGGAGGGCACTGTGACAAGAGACTACTCATATCAGCTGAAGCAGAGGCATTCCTTCGAAGTTTTGGTATGTCACTAGTACTTTCTGATCCCCTAAATGTACATGAATACATGGATATTTAAAAAGTAATTACTCatgtaaaagattaaaatatatctGTGCTCAATATACCTTGACCTTATCTCCAGACTACTGGTCTGTCTGTGCAGAGATCCTGCAACAAACCTCTCAAATTGATAAAAAGGAAAAGGCAGGTCGGCAAATAAAAGTAAATTACTCCAGAATCTACAAAAAATGTACCAAAATAGATGGGTGATATTTCTGCAGGTTAGCAATCCAAATTTATACAACCATAACAATTACACTGTATTACCAACTGATTAAATCAAACCATGCAAAACATATTTTATCATTACAAAAAATTTTGGTTTTGCTCACCGAGATAATCTGAACAAAGTATAACATTTGTATATAAGCCAACCAGCTAGTTCAGCCATCTGGGATTAAGCATTATAAGAAATGGCTTTACAAGTCACATTACACATATTAAGAAAGTGCAGCTACTATAAGCAGATGATGAAGTGGTTATAGTTTATATTCAAATGAAAAGTTCCACCTATGGCATTTGAAAACAATCTCCCAATTCTACAGAAAATCTCCCTTGTGCAACAGCAGCAACTTGG contains the following coding sequences:
- the LOC105040776 gene encoding uncharacterized protein isoform X1, whose protein sequence is MEQKHILMSAVGLGLGVGLGLASGQTVSRWTAPARSSSGMLAEKIEHELMRLVVDGRDSKITFNEFPFYLSEQTRVVLTSAAYVHLKQADFSKYMRNLSPASQAIILSGPAELYQQMLAKALAHYFEAKLLLLDVTAFSLKIQSKYGSATKDASFKRSISETTLERMSSLLGSFSILPQREEPKGSLHRQTSSLEIRSRGSESTSDIPKLRRNASASADMSSLLSQCPPVNPVTLKRSGSWSFDEKLLIQALYKVLLSVSKSDPIILYIRDIENLLFRSQRMYSLFRKMLKKLTGPVLILGSRVIEVDSDYREVDERLTLLFPYNIEIKQPEDETKLVSWKSQIEEDMKILRFQDNRNHITEVLAANDLDCDDLGSICLADTMVLSKYIEEIVVSAVSYHLMNNKDPEYRNEKLVISSKSLSHALNIFQENELSGKDTLKLEANVEPMKKAGKEEDTAVSTKSETKSEALPPENKSESEKSVQKDGVGSCPPPKAPEVAPDNEFEKRIRPEVIPANEIGVTFDDIGALDDIKESLQELVMLPLRRPDLFKGGLLKPCRGILLFGPPGTGKTMLAKAIANEAGASFINVSMSTITSKWFGEDEKNVRALFTLAAKVSPTIIFVDEVDSMLGQRNRAGEHEAMRKIKNEFMTHWDGLLTKPEVRILVLAATNRPFDLDEAIIRRFERRIMVGLPSLESRELILRTLLSKEKVKEGLDYKELATMTEGYSGSDLKNLCTTAAYRPVRELIQKERLKELETKQKAGGGENPSDTSETKVEDGEISITLRPLNMEDMRQAKSQVAASFAPEGSIMSELKQWNELYGEGGSRKKQQLTYFL
- the LOC105040776 gene encoding uncharacterized protein isoform X2 — translated: MEQKHILMSAVGLGLGVGLGLASGQTVSRWTAPARSSSGMLAEKIEHELMRLVVDGRDSKITFNEFPFYLSEQTRVVLTSAAYVHLKQADFSKYMRNLSPASQAIILSGPAELYQQMLAKALAHYFEAKLLLLDVTAFSLKIQSKYGSATKDASFKRSISETTLERMSSLLGSFSILPQREEPKGSLHRQTSSLEIRSRGSESTSDIPKLRRNASASADMSSLLSQCPPVNPVTLKRSGSWSFDEKLLIQALYKVLLSVSKSDPIILYIRDIENLLFRSQRMYSLFRKMLKKLTGPVLILGSRVIEVDSDYREVDERLTLLFPYNIEIKQPEDETKLVSWKSQIEEDMKILRFQDNRNHITEVLAANDLDCDDLGSICLADTMVLSKYIEEIVVSAVSYHLMNNKDPEYRNEKLVISSKSLSHALNIFQENELSGKDTLKLEANVEPMKKAGKEEDTAVSTKSETKSEALPPENKSESEKSVQKDGEVAPDNEFEKRIRPEVIPANEIGVTFDDIGALDDIKESLQELVMLPLRRPDLFKGGLLKPCRGILLFGPPGTGKTMLAKAIANEAGASFINVSMSTITSKWFGEDEKNVRALFTLAAKVSPTIIFVDEVDSMLGQRNRAGEHEAMRKIKNEFMTHWDGLLTKPEVRILVLAATNRPFDLDEAIIRRFERRIMVGLPSLESRELILRTLLSKEKVKEGLDYKELATMTEGYSGSDLKNLCTTAAYRPVRELIQKERLKELETKQKAGGGENPSDTSETKVEDGEISITLRPLNMEDMRQAKSQVAASFAPEGSIMSELKQWNELYGEGGSRKKQQLTYFL